The Alosa sapidissima isolate fAloSap1 chromosome 16, fAloSap1.pri, whole genome shotgun sequence genome has a segment encoding these proteins:
- the kcnk1b gene encoding potassium channel subfamily K member 1b — MLQSLASNSCVRLIQSNKSAWYFLFLVLGYVLYLIFGAVVFSSVELPYEDLRRQELRTAKRLFLQENECLSEERLEEFLAKALEASNYGVSILNNASSNWNWDFTSALFFASTVLTTTGYGHTAPLSGGGKAFCIIYSVIGIPFTLLFLTAVVQRIMVFSTRRPITYVHTHWGLSKPLVAIVHAILLAMVAVACFFLIPAAIFSALEEDWNFLESFYFCFISLSTIGLGDYVPGEAFNQRFREFYKVGITVYLLLGLIAMLVVLETFCELQQLKQLRKMFYLKKEKPQDRLSILEHDHLSFTTVADHTTNNARLREDKTEPYVDVPDLVSPGGDEPMLR, encoded by the exons ATGCTCCAGTCTCTCGCAAGCAATTCGTGTGTGCGACTAATTCAAAGCAATAAATCGGCATGGTATTTCTTATTTTTAGTTTTGGGGTACGTTCTATATCTAATTTTCGGTGCCGTTGTGTTTTCATCGGTGGAGTTGCCATATGAGGACCTACGGCGTCAGGAGCTTAGGACCGCCAAAAGGCTATTTCTTCAGGAAAATGAATGTCTGTCTGAAGAGCGGTTGGAAGAGTTTCTGGCCAAAGCACTCGAGGCCAGTAACTACGGAGTGTCTATCCTCAACAACGCATCATCTAACTGGAACTGGGACTTCACCTCCGCTTTGTTTTTTGCGAGCACTGTCCTGACAACGACAG GTTATGGCCACACTGCTCCCCTCTCAGGTGGAGGCAAGGCCTTCTGTATCATCTACTCTGTCATTGGCATCCCGTtcactctcctcttcctcacggCCGTGGTGCAAAGGATCATGGTCTTCAGCACGCGTCGGCCCATCACGTATGTGCACACCCACTGGGGCCTGTCCAAGCCCCTGGTGGCCATCGTCCATGCCATCCTGCTGGCCATGGTGGCCGTGGCCTGCTTCTTTCTCATCCCGGCGGCCATTTTCTCCGCACTGGAGGAGGACTGGAATTTCTTGGAGTCCTTCTACTTCTGCTTCATCTCGCTTAGCACCATAGGCCTGGGAGACTATGTGCCCGGGGAGGCCTTCAACCAGAGGTTCCGTGAATTCTATAAAGTGGGAATAACTG TCTACCTGCTGCTGGGCCTGATCGCCATGTTGGTGGTTCTGGAGACGTTCTGTGAGCTGCAGCAGCTCAAGCAGCTGCGCAAGATGTTCTACCTGAAGAAGGAGAAGCCGCAGGACCGACTCAGCATCCTGGAACACGACCACCTGTCCTTCACCACCGTGGCCGACCACACCACCAACAACGCCAGGCTGCGGGAGGACAAGACCGAGCCCTACGTGGACGTGCCTGACCTTGTCTCGCCAGGCGGCGATGAGCCCATGCTCagataa